ACTGTGGGAGGCGATGAGCTCCCACTGGCCGACCGGCGACCAGCTGCCCGACGCCGGCCCGGCGCAGATCGAGTTCGCGCGGAACTGGCGGGACACGCCGAAGGTGGTGTTCTCCTCGACGATCGACACGGTCGACTGGAACGCCCGCCTGGTCACCGGTGACGCGATCGCCGAGATCACGCGGCTCAAGGCCGAGGACGGTGACCCCATGAACATCGGCGGCGCGACGCTCGCCGGGGCGGCCATGCGCGCCGGGCTGATCGACGAGTACGTGGTCGTCACCCATCCGGTCCTGGTAGGCGGCGGCACGCCGTTCTACAGCGCGCTGGACAGCTGGGTGAACCTGAACCTGGTGGAGACACGGACGTTTCCCCACGGCGTGGTCCTGACCAGGTACGAGACGAGGCGCTGAGCGGCTTCCCGCCGGCGCCGGAGCCCCATCACCCGTACAAGTGGGCGGCTTTGTACGTTCTCATCCATCGTGTCAGCGAGCCACGCCGGCGAGCCGCGTACTGACAACTGCCTTGAGACGAGACGGGTGAGCACTCCGGCTGGGATCAACGGGCCTGGACGTCACGGGTGGATGTCCCCATGATCCTGTCAGCTCCGGTGAGCGCCGAGGTGATCGGCGCTCACCGGAGCTGCGGAGTCCGGCACCCCCGCGTAGTCGGGCAGCTCGACGCCGTTGATCGCGCGCCCGACCAGCTCCGTGAACCAGTCGCCGGCGAAATCGGGGAGCGGCTCGGCGTCCGGCCCGGAGACGTCGCGGCTGCGGGCGTTCAACCGGCCGATCTCCTGGTTGGCCTCGACGAACGAGCGCATCCGCGCCTCGTAGCGGGCGAACCCGGCGTCGGGGTCCCATCCGGCGGCGGCCAGCTCTCCGGCCAGCAGGTAGGCACCGACCAGGGCCAGCCCGGTGCCCTGCCCGGACATCGGCGACGAACTGAACGCCGCGTCCCCGAGCAGTCCCACCCGTCCGCTCGACCAGCGGTCCATCACCACCTGGGCGACCTGGTCGAGGTAGAAGTCCGGGGTGTCGTCCAGGTGCGCGAGGATGTCCGGGGCCAACCAGCCCAGGCCCGCCATCCGTTCCCTCAGCAGGATCTTCTGGGCCGCGACGTCACGGTGGTCGACGTCGAAGTCGGCCGGGGCGAAGTAGAACATGGCCATCGCCCGGGTGGCGTCCTGGATGGGCCGCAGGAGGGCGGAGCGCCCGGACTCCTGATCCTGGTACTCCAGCAGCCAGCGGTCCAGCCCGAACTCGTTGGGCACACTGTAGAAGGCCAGCATGTGCCCGAGGTGGCGGAGGAACCGCTCGTGCGGCCCGAAGACCATCGCTCGCAGCTCCGAGTGCGGCCCGTCCGCCCCGACCACCAAGTCGAAGCGCCGCCGGTCGCCGCCCGCGAAGACCACGTCGACGCCGTCCGCGTCCTGGGCGAGCTCGGCGATCCGGTCGCCGAAGACGTACTCGACGCCCTCGCGGGTGTCGTCGTAGAGCACCTGGGACAGGTCCCCGCGCAGGATCTCGATGTCCGCGATGAACCCGTCGCCACCGTCGTCGTCGGCACGGAAGGTCTCCAGCACCTGCCCGTCCGCGTCCACGGTGTGCGCGCCGGCGGTGTCGGTGCACGCCGCCCGCACCGCCGCGTCCAACCCCATACGCCCGATGACCTCCTTGGCGACCCCGCGTGCGTCCACCGCCTGCCCGCCGGGACGCAGCTCGGGAGCCCGCTCCACCACGGTCACCTCGGCCCCCCGCCGGCGCAGCCAGTGGGCCAGCGCGGGTCCCGCGATGCTCGCCCCCGCGACCAGCACCCTGGGACCGCTCACCCGTGTCTCCTGCCCGCCCGTCCGGATCGCGTGCCCCTGGTCGGAGTCGTCGACGCTCATCACAGCCTCCATGTGCTTCCTCCCGCACCGGAACGTCCCCGGCACAGGACCACCGCTGTCGGTGTGTCCTGCCGTATCGACCACGGATCCGCACAAAACTCATCGGTCACGGCAGGCCCGATGAAAAACGCCAAGCCCGATGAGCCTCAGAACAACCCGGGCCGGCGAGACCGAGGCGGACCAGCCAGTGAGCGAGGCCGCCGCCCGGGACTTCGCCAGTGCCGCGCGCAGCACAGTGGGACGCTGAAAGGACCAGTGAGAACGCACGTGTAGGTTCTCACTTTCGGTGTCAGGCGCCGCCGCTGTGACAAGGATGTTTCCCTTCAGTCTCACGACGTGTCGGCCAGCTGCTGTCTCAGAGCGATGTCGTTTCCTCAGACTGTCCGTCAGCCATCCGTTCCATCCACTCGCGCACCTTCACTGCTCGCTCGATGCGGCTGACGATGTTCTTCTTGGACGCCGTGTCCAAGGTCTCCGGGATCTTGTCGAAGGTGACCGGAAGGACGTCGAGCAGACCCCAGATCTGTTCGCCGGTGTTGACGGTCAGCAGTTGCTGGCACCTCCACTGCAGCGGCGTCTCGGGATGGTGCGTGAGCCGCTGCACGAGCGTCGGGAACAGGCAGTGTGTCGCCTCTGCGGCGAGGTGATCCCGGAGCCAGTAGACCGGGAGCCGCTGGCTGAAGCCATGCATGGCGGCCTCCTGGGCCAGGTTTAGGAGCTGAGCAGTGTCGACGGCTCGGACGGTGCGGGGGAGGTCGGGGTCATGCCGCGATGATGCCAAGAACCCCCCGCGGTGTCGGCATACGAACCTCCCCAGTTGCGTACGGACGAATGTCCCCGGCTCTGACCGCGGAAGCAGTGCGGCAGAGGATCTCGGTTGAGATGGATGCTCCGACCAGGGACACTCGCGCGATGAGCCACAGCACATCGTCTGAAGCGATCGAGCGAGGGTGGGACGAGCCCTGGTATCGGGTCCGCACGGAGGACTTCCAGGCGTCGTTCCTGCCCAGCGACGGCGAGGGCTTGGACGATGTCTGCAACGTCGATGTCTTCGTGACTCTGAAGGATGGATCTCGTTGGACTGCGACTGTGTTCACCGTCGCGGAAGTCGAGCGCCTGATGAAGCTCTGGGCAGGAACCGACGAGGCCCTTGGGGGCCGGTACTTCTGGGTCTCGGACGGTCTGATCGTCAGGGATCCGGGCATCGACAACATGACCGCCGTGATCGCCGGACTGATTGGGAGCGGCGAGTTCTCCGAGATCTTTCAGCGGGTGGTCAGCGACTGATCGAGTGCCCGGTCGGCGGAAGCGACGTGGCCTGACCAGCTCCGATCAGGACACCGGGCCCTCGCCCGGCGGGATGAAGGCGTCGGCGCCATCGGCAT
Above is a window of Streptomyces sp. NBC_01498 DNA encoding:
- a CDS encoding dihydrofolate reductase family protein, whose translation is MRKLIYGANLTLDGYIAAPGDDISWGGPPSPELFQLWLDHEQASGVALYGRKLWEAMSSHWPTGDQLPDAGPAQIEFARNWRDTPKVVFSSTIDTVDWNARLVTGDAIAEITRLKAEDGDPMNIGGATLAGAAMRAGLIDEYVVVTHPVLVGGGTPFYSALDSWVNLNLVETRTFPHGVVLTRYETRR
- a CDS encoding FAD-dependent monooxygenase — its product is MSVDDSDQGHAIRTGGQETRVSGPRVLVAGASIAGPALAHWLRRRGAEVTVVERAPELRPGGQAVDARGVAKEVIGRMGLDAAVRAACTDTAGAHTVDADGQVLETFRADDDGGDGFIADIEILRGDLSQVLYDDTREGVEYVFGDRIAELAQDADGVDVVFAGGDRRRFDLVVGADGPHSELRAMVFGPHERFLRHLGHMLAFYSVPNEFGLDRWLLEYQDQESGRSALLRPIQDATRAMAMFYFAPADFDVDHRDVAAQKILLRERMAGLGWLAPDILAHLDDTPDFYLDQVAQVVMDRWSSGRVGLLGDAAFSSSPMSGQGTGLALVGAYLLAGELAAAGWDPDAGFARYEARMRSFVEANQEIGRLNARSRDVSGPDAEPLPDFAGDWFTELVGRAINGVELPDYAGVPDSAAPVSADHLGAHRS